TTAGGGGCTCGCCAATCGGCGAGATTTCTTTATGATTCTAAGAATAATATTTTGATACAAAACAATATGAATCCCTCTAAAGGTAAATAATTTTAGCAATTCTATAATCAGTACCTTGCATTGAACAATACTAGGTGTTATATTGTATTCCAAGGTATTAATTAAAGAGAAGTACCATATAATGATTAGTAGTGAAATATAAAAATGAGGTGATTCAACCTTGAACGTGCAGTTTAAAAAAGGTGTTTTAGAACTTTGTGTTCTCGTGTTATTGGATAAACAAGACCGATATGGTTATGAACTAGTTCAAAGAATTTCTGACCAAATTGAAATTTCTGAAGGCTCTGTGTATCCATTATTAAGAAGGTTAACAAAAGAAGAATACTTTACAACTTATTTACAAGAATCGTCAGAAGGCCCTTCACGAAAGTATTACAAGTTAACAGACAAAGGAAGAGTATATCTTCATGAACTTATGAATGAGTGGAGAGAATTTTCAAATGGTGTAAATCAATTAATAAAAGAAGGTGTGAATGTTGACTAAAGAACAATTTTTAAAACAATTAGACTCATCTTTAAATAGGCTTTCTACTGCCGAACGTCAGGATATTTTACAGGATTATAAAGAGCATTTTGATATTGGATTAGAATCAGGGAAAACAGAAGAACAAATTGCATCTTCGCTTGGCTCCCCAACTCAAATTGCAAAAGAATTACTTGCTGAATATCATCTTGAAAAAGTAGAGGCAAAGGCAAATTCAGTGAATATTATTCGCGCAGTATGGGCGGCAATCGGATTAAGCTTTTTCAATTTAGTGATTGTTCTTGGTCCATTTATCGGATTAGTGGGAGTTATTTTTGCTGGTTGGGTTGTAGGGATAGCGTTTATTTGTACTCCTTTGCTTGTATTAATCAGCGCAGTTATGAACCCAGAGACATTTAAATTTTTCGATTTGTTCTTTTCAATTGCCCTTTGTGGCGGTGGTCTTTTACTTTCCATTGGTATGTTTTTTGCAACAAAGGCGATATCAAGAGGGTTTGTTCGTTACTTGAAATTTAATGCAACACTTGTGAAGGGTGGTTTGAAACGTGATTAATATCAAAAGAATTTCGATCGTTGCACTTATTCTTTTAGTAGTTGGGACAATTGGAAGTTATTTAACCTTTCGTGAAAATTATAGGACGGCTACAGTTCTAAAAGAAAAGGTAATAAATAAAAGTGTTACAGCAATCAACATTAATACTGATAATACTGGTATCGAAATTATACCTACGAAAGGCACAACAACGAAAGTAAGGGTGTATGGTAGGAAAACACCAGACATCAAGCAAACCTTCTCGGCAAATTTGGAAGAAAAAGCACTTTCTATCCAACTAAAAGAGCATCAGGTAAAATTATTTAACTTTGACTTCTTTCCAGTATCATTTTTATTGAAAGTATATGTTCCGGAAAAACAGTATGAATCGCTACAGATTAATAATGATAATGGGCAGGTTAAAATAGGTCGGCTAAACGTCAAAAATTTGAAAGCAAAGACAAACAATGGAGAAATGGAATTTAATCATATCAATGCAATTAATGTCGATTTCCGAACAGATAATGGAGCCATTCGCTATCTTGGACAAATCACTGGAAAAGTAACAGGGAAAACAGACAATGGGAAAATTTCATTTGTTACACCAAATATAGATTACCCGATTCAGTTGCGGTCTGATAATGGGAGTATTACTATTCATACAGATAATGAACCTACGAATGTGACCTATGATGTCCATGTAGATAATGGATCTATCAATATTTTTAACAAATATACAAGCAGTTCCGTTATTGGTAAAGGTGATAATATGATTAAATTAACGACAAACAATGGGAAAATTAGTATAACAAAGTAGTGGATTTGGAATTAAATAAATATAAGGCTGTGTTGATGTTTCCGAGATTAACACAGTTTTTTTGGATTAATTAAATAAAAATTTTCATTAATTTACCTATTTTCAAAATAGATCACTGAAGTCTCCATAATAAACTATTATTATAGTGGTAACGAGGAAGAATGGAGTGATAACGCATGAACTTAATCATTTGTTCACAGGACCTATCATCATATTTAGAAGAAACAGAGATCATCAACTTTCGTCATCCAAGCGTTAGCAAAAAGATAGCGGAAATTCAAAAAACAGGGAAAAACAAACAGGAATGGGCGCAATTAGCTTTCAATTTTGTTAGGGATGAGATCCAGCATTCATTTGATTCGGATAGCACGCAGATTACGATCAGTGCATCAGATGCATTAGAGTATCTTGAAGGAATTTGTTTTGCAAAAGCGCATCTTCTAGCTGCAATGCTCAGAGGCATGGGAATTCCAACTGGTTTTTGCTATCAGCGGGTCACAAGAAAAGGAACCCCTGACTCGGGGTATGCTCTGCATGGGTTAAATGCTATATATTTTGCTGAAATCGATACTTGGTTCCGTGTTGACCCTAGAGGAAATAAACCGGGGGTTACTTCTGAATTTAGCATCACTCCAGAAAAACTGGCATATCCTATTCGAACGGAATTAGATGAAATAGATTACCCGTACGTGTATAACAAACCCTTGGGAAAAGTAGTTTTATCCATGGAAGAGTCAATTGACTGCAAGGAGTTATTTTTTAAACGGCCAGAGTTGATCTAATCTTGAGAGCAAATCTGTAAGATTTTAATTAACACTAAATATGCTCCCTCAGGAGGGATATTTCTGAAAAACACCAAACTAAGGATAGTATGGATTATTCCGAATGTTTTTTGTTATATACTATTAATTGGGTTAACTACATGGGTTGTGCATAATAGTGAAGGATTATATGAAATTCATAGATTATCAATTTACGTACTATTTATGTTATTGTTTTTCCTTGTATCCGTATTCGGTAGTTATCGAATATGGAGCTGGATAAAAGATGGGAAAATGTAAATTGCTTTTATGATTGGTCGAGAACACTCGTGGCTTCAGTCATGAGAGGCTCAAGGGTCAACAGTATTCTCATTACTAATGGGGTCGGTTTCTGACTACTTTAGTGTATGGAGTGTTTTTGTGCTATCAGGATTCTTTCTTTTGGTTGTTAGTTTTCTGTCTTTTAAAAACAACCAATTATTTGTGAAAACTGAAATTTATTGAGGATAGGGTTGTGAAGCATGGAGGAGTTGTTGTTATAACAATTCCTCTTTTTTATCTAATCAGGATTTATATCCATAAATTCTGCTCGCGTATAAGGGCAACTACGCATCTGTCATCGCCCTTAGGGGCTTGCCAATCTGCGAGTTTTCTTTATTATTTAGCAACAAAACTTTTTTGTCACTCAACAGTCTAATATATATAGAGAAGTGGGAAGTAAGGGGGGAAAAGCTTGGATAATGATATTCAACTCGTCCAAAAGGCGATTGATGGGGATGATGAAGCTTTTTTGAGTTTGATACAAACCTATAAAATTGATTTATATAAAACGGCGTTAGCCTATTTAGAGAAAAATGATGAGGCGATAGAAGCAATCC
The Neobacillus sp. PS3-40 genome window above contains:
- a CDS encoding HAAS domain-containing protein, which translates into the protein MTKEQFLKQLDSSLNRLSTAERQDILQDYKEHFDIGLESGKTEEQIASSLGSPTQIAKELLAEYHLEKVEAKANSVNIIRAVWAAIGLSFFNLVIVLGPFIGLVGVIFAGWVVGIAFICTPLLVLISAVMNPETFKFFDLFFSIALCGGGLLLSIGMFFATKAISRGFVRYLKFNATLVKGGLKRD
- a CDS encoding DUF4097 family beta strand repeat-containing protein is translated as MINIKRISIVALILLVVGTIGSYLTFRENYRTATVLKEKVINKSVTAININTDNTGIEIIPTKGTTTKVRVYGRKTPDIKQTFSANLEEKALSIQLKEHQVKLFNFDFFPVSFLLKVYVPEKQYESLQINNDNGQVKIGRLNVKNLKAKTNNGEMEFNHINAINVDFRTDNGAIRYLGQITGKVTGKTDNGKISFVTPNIDYPIQLRSDNGSITIHTDNEPTNVTYDVHVDNGSINIFNKYTSSSVIGKGDNMIKLTTNNGKISITK
- a CDS encoding transglutaminase family protein, producing MNLIICSQDLSSYLEETEIINFRHPSVSKKIAEIQKTGKNKQEWAQLAFNFVRDEIQHSFDSDSTQITISASDALEYLEGICFAKAHLLAAMLRGMGIPTGFCYQRVTRKGTPDSGYALHGLNAIYFAEIDTWFRVDPRGNKPGVTSEFSITPEKLAYPIRTELDEIDYPYVYNKPLGKVVLSMEESIDCKELFFKRPELI
- a CDS encoding PadR family transcriptional regulator, which codes for MNVQFKKGVLELCVLVLLDKQDRYGYELVQRISDQIEISEGSVYPLLRRLTKEEYFTTYLQESSEGPSRKYYKLTDKGRVYLHELMNEWREFSNGVNQLIKEGVNVD